Proteins from one Eubalaena glacialis isolate mEubGla1 chromosome 8, mEubGla1.1.hap2.+ XY, whole genome shotgun sequence genomic window:
- the RPA3 gene encoding replication protein A 14 kDa subunit isoform X1 yields the protein MVDVMESPKVRINASMLAQFIDQPVCFVGRLEKIHPTGKMFILSDGEGKNGTIELMEPLDEEISGIVEVVGRVTAKATIMCASYVQFKEDNHPFDLGLYNEAVKITHEFPQFFPLGVVQYG from the exons ATGGTGGACGTGATGGAGTCGCCCAAGGTGCGCATCAACGCCAGCATGCTAGCTCAGTTCATAGACCAGCCCGTTTGCTTCGTAGGGAGGCTGGAGAAG attcatcCCACtgggaaaatgtttattctttcagatggagaaggaaaaaatggaactATTGAGTTGATGGAGCCT CTTGATGAAGAAATCTCTGGAATCGTGGAAGTAGTTGGAAGAGTAACGGCCAAGGCAACCATTATGTGTGCATCTTATGTCCAGTTTAAAGAAGATAACCATCCTTTTG ATCTTGGACTTTACAATGAAGCTGTGAAAATTACCCATGAGTTCCCTCAGTTTTTTCCTTTGGGGGTTGTGCAGTATGGTTGA
- the RPA3 gene encoding replication protein A 14 kDa subunit isoform X2, with protein MVDVMESPKIHPTGKMFILSDGEGKNGTIELMEPLDEEISGIVEVVGRVTAKATIMCASYVQFKEDNHPFDLGLYNEAVKITHEFPQFFPLGVVQYG; from the exons ATGGTGGACGTGATGGAGTCGCCCAAG attcatcCCACtgggaaaatgtttattctttcagatggagaaggaaaaaatggaactATTGAGTTGATGGAGCCT CTTGATGAAGAAATCTCTGGAATCGTGGAAGTAGTTGGAAGAGTAACGGCCAAGGCAACCATTATGTGTGCATCTTATGTCCAGTTTAAAGAAGATAACCATCCTTTTG ATCTTGGACTTTACAATGAAGCTGTGAAAATTACCCATGAGTTCCCTCAGTTTTTTCCTTTGGGGGTTGTGCAGTATGGTTGA